In Musa acuminata AAA Group cultivar baxijiao chromosome BXJ2-3, Cavendish_Baxijiao_AAA, whole genome shotgun sequence, the following proteins share a genomic window:
- the LOC135606551 gene encoding beta-glucosidase 26-like, with protein MCSILLSSFVVFLLFILSINPRFAAGAHSHQLNRDAFPEGFVFGTAASAYQVEGMALKGGRGPSIWDAFVRVPGMIPNNATADVSVDEYHHYKEDVDIMKKFNFDAYRFSISWSRIFPNGTGEINWQGVDYYDRLIDYLILQGITPYANLYHYDLPLALQKEYLGWLSPKIVDAFTNYADFCFERYGDRVKNWFTFNEPRVVSALGYDSGFHAPGRCTNCKFGGNSATEPYIVTHNLILSHAAAVKRYREKYQVDQKGKIGILLDFVWYEPYTHSANDEAAAQRARDFHLGWFLHPLTYGYYPKSIREIVKDRLPKFTADQVKMVKGSYDYVGVNQYTSYYMKDNGVTNPKPVSYQDDWHVEFKFDRDGVPIGPQAYSGWLYIVPWGMYNAVTYVKVNYGDPIIILAENGMKHSMFSSLRCYQIIGMDQPGNVTLPEGLRDTKRINFYKSYITELKRAMDDGATVIGYFAWSLLDNFEWRLGYTSRFGLVYVDFKTNMRYPKESAYWFKNMLKREKNN; from the exons ATGTGTTCCATCCTGTTGTCATCTTTtgttgtcttcttgctcttcatcttATCAATCAATCCACGCTTCGCGGCCGGAGCCCACTCCCACCAACTAAACCGTGATGCATTTCCCGAGGGCTTCGTCTTCGGCACTGCAGCCTCCGCCTACCAAGTCGAAGGCATGGCGCTCAAGGGCGGTAGGGGACCGAGCATATGGGATGCATTCGTTAGGGTTCCGG GTATGATTCCCAACAATGCCACTGCTGATGTATCAGTTGATGAATACCATCACTACAAG GAAGATGTGGACATCATGAAGAAGTTCAACTTTGATGCATATCGGTTCTCCATCTCTTGGAGCAGGATTTTTCCAA ATGGAACCGGAGAGATTAATTGGCAAGGCGTAGACTATTATGACCGGCTAATCGACTACTTGATACTGCAAG GCATTACTCCCTATGCAAATCTCTATCACTACGATCTTCCATTGGCACTTCAAAAAGAGTATCTGGGTTGGCTGAGCCCCAAGATAGT GGATGCATTTACCAACTATGCAGACTTCTGCTTTGAGAGGTATGGAGATAGAGTCAAGAACTGGTTCACATTCAATGAGCCCAGGGTGGTGTCAGCTCTCGGTTATGACAGTGGCTTTCATGCCCCTGGAAGATGTACCAACTGCAAATTTGGTGGAAACTCAGCCACAGAGCCTTACATCGTCACTCATAATCTCATCTTATCACATGCAGCTGCAGTGAAGAGATATCGCGAAAAGTATCAG GTAGATCAGAAAGGCAAAATTGGCATTCTTCTGGATTTCGTTTGGTACGAGCCTTATACACACTCAGCAAATGACGAAGCTGCGGCCCAGAGAGCTAGggatttccaccttggatg GTTTCTTCACCCTCTAACATATGGATACTATCCAAAATCAATTCGAGAAATTGTCAAGGACAGGCTTCCTAAATTCACCGCTGATCAAGTGAAGATGGTGAAAGGTTCATATGATTATGTTGGTGTCAACCAATACACGTCTTACTACATGAAAGATAATGGAGTCACCAATCCCAAACCTGTCAGCTACCAAGACGACTGGCACGTCGAATTCAAAT TTGACCGAGATGGTGTCCCGATTGGTCCACAG GCCTACTCCGGCTGGCTCTACATAGTTCCATGGGGAATGTACAATGCTGTGACCTACGTGAAGGTAAATTATGGTGATCCAATCATCATCCTCGCAGAAAATGGTATGAAACATTCTATGTTCTCCTCTCTTCGTTGTTATCA gatcatAGGAATGGATCAGCCAGGCAATGTCACTCTACCAGAAGGTTTGCGCGACACAAAGAGGATCAACTTCTACAAGAGCTACATCACTGAGCTGAAGAGGGCGATGGATGATGGTGCGACGGTGATCGGATATTTTGCATGGTCTCTCCTCGATAACTTCGAGTGGAGGTTGGGTTACACTTCGAGGTTTGGTCTGGTTTACGTGGACTTTAAGACAAACATGCGATACCCAAAGGAATCAGCCTACTGGTTCAAGAACATGCTGAAGAGGGAGAAGAATAATTGA
- the LOC103979249 gene encoding uncharacterized protein LOC103979249 — translation MQGGEEDEEEVLRCQINEWYPMFKPHTIRTLFHPLPDPFLRYLLGLNPVSPPPHDDSHSDDDDDAPPPFLLPRPASGRDPLPRPAAGIDPTSLLDCSSQLSVSDEDEAEADSAPSFPELEAAVERSIAALGGAAFPKLNWSAPKDAAWISADGTLRCSSFADVALLLHSSDSIAHDLSSRPLPSSSSSPPFTFYLALRKWYPSFRPEMEFRCFARRRCLIAISQREVTNFYPALLDRRHHHILPLIQAFFSEVVGPTFESESYTFDVYVTSDGRVKLIDFNPWRAFTLPLLFTWEELEEEAFNSEEEEVDKVQVEEEARLVEFRIVESQCGVRPGLKTAVPYDYLDTGEGSGWDQFLRRADEELRKQAKTTLHPSDDA, via the coding sequence ATGCAAGGgggggaggaggatgaggaagaggttCTGCGGTGCCAAATCAACGAATGGTACCCCATGTTCAAGCCTCATACTATTCGCACCCTCTTCCACCCCCTCCCCGATCCCTTCCTCCGCTACCTCCTCGGTCTCAACCCCGTCTCCCCACCTCCCCACGACGACTCCCAcagcgacgacgacgatgacgcgcCGCCGCCGTTCCTCCTTCCCCGCCCCGCCTCCGGCCGCGACCCCCTTCCTCGCCCCGCCGCCGGCATCGACCCCACCTCCCTCCTCGACTGCTCCTCCCAGCTCTCCGTATCCGACGAAGACGAAGCGGAAGCTGACTCCGCCCCGTCGTTTCCCGAGCTCGAGGCGGCGGTCGAGCGGTCCATTGCCGCCCTGGGCGGCGCCGCCTTCCCCAAGCTGAACTGGAGCGCACCCAAGGACGCCGCCTGGATCTCTGCCGACGGCACCCTTCGGTGCTCCTCCTTCGCCGACGTCGCCCTCCTCCTCCACTCCTCCGACTCCATCGCCCACGACCTCTCTTCCCGGccactcccctcctcctcctcctcccccccttTCACCTTTTACCTTGCCCTCCGCAAGTGGTATCCTTCCTTCCGCCCCGAGATGGAGTTCCGCTGCTTCGCCCGCCGCCGCTGCCTCATAGCCATATCACAGCGCGAAGTCACCAACTTCTACCCGGCCCTTCTCGACCGCCGCCACCACCACATCCTGCCCCTCATCCAGGCCTTCTTCTCCGAGGTCGTGGGTCCCACGTTCGAGTCTGAGAGCTACACCTTCGACGTTTATGTCACCAGTGACGGGCGGGTGAAGCTTATCGACTTCAACCCATGGCGCGCCTTCACATTACCCCTTCTCTTTACCTGGGAGGAGTTGGAGGAGGAAGCATTTAATTCGGAGGAGGAAGAAGTAGACAAAGTGCAGGTAGAAGAAGAAGCAAGATTGGTGGAGTTTCGGATTGTCGAAAGCCAATGTGGGGTGAGGCCAGGGTTGAAGACGGCTGTGCCTTACGACTACTTGGACACAGGGGAAGGAAGTGGGTGGGATCAGTTCTTGAGGAGAGCCGACGAAGAGCTGAGGAAGCAGGCCAAGACAACTTTGCACCCCAGTGATGATgcttaa
- the LOC135606552 gene encoding protein MOTHER of FT and TFL1 homolog 1-like, translated as MARYVDPLVVGRVIGDVVDLFVPTVSMTVRFGSKHVSNGCDIKPSMAANPPTVQIAGQQSDLYTLVMTDPDAPSPSDPTMREWLHWMMVNMPGGTHPSQGEEVVPYMGPRLPLGIHRYVMVLFRQKSRFPGVTPPATRLNFNTRSFAAHHDLGLPVATVYFNSQKEPATRRR; from the exons atgGCTCGCTATGTGGATCCACTTGTGGTGGGGAGAGTGATAGGAGATGTGGTGGACCTCTTCGTGCCCACCGTAAGTATGACAGTGAGGTTTGGATCGAAGCATGTGAGCAACGGCTGTGACATCAAGCCATCCATGGCCGCTAACCCGCCGACGGTCCAAATCGCAGGCCAGCAGTCTGATCTCTACACTTTG GTGATGACTGACCCTGATGCGCCGAGCCCTAGTGATCCCACGATGAGGGAGTGGCTCCACTG GATGATGGTTAATATGCCGGGTGGAACACATCCTTCTCAAG GGGAGGAGGTGGTGCCGTACATGGGACCCCGGCTGCCGTTAGGGATCCACAGGTACGTGATGGTGCTGTTCCGGCAGAAGTCTCGGTTTCCGGGGGTGACGCCGCCTGCGACGCGCCTCAACTTCAACACGCGGTCATTTGCTGCGCATCACGACCTCGGCCTCCCCGTCGCCACCGTCTACTTCAACTCGCAGAAGGAGCCGGCGACCCGGCGCCGCTGA
- the LOC103979609 gene encoding rust resistance kinase Lr10-like: MKGLHLTPFLIISVLQVCSCIQDVQSENNYFVSCPEQYVQDARRPGEVYFEVKFPFRLNDQPESRGFQGFELYSQGHFTMLKLPFDQVLAVDHISYSSQVLSVSDPVDCLFGRLLKLNLSASPFTLLNRSYPRSVSYKPFNCSSEASSNYFMPVSCLSDPPGHYCWVDPDLPLEDLPSCEPLTAGQFQLSCDRRSLFLAWDEPDCRRCNEDCRLNRTSNKTECMTYPPSYDPYIYPSSYKDSHATDVTIGLCAAGFVAIVTIIILLVYKRFSKMKKKKQNLAVERFLKEYKSMKPTRYSYPDLKKMTDDFKTILGQGGYGSVFKGKLHNGVPVAVKVLDNPTVSGDEFTNEIAAIGTIHNVNIVRLLGFCVDGSKRALIYEFMPNESLDKYIMEEGERSTKFSWTKLHDISMGIARGIGYLHQGCEQRILHLDIKPQNILLDQEFNPKISDFGLAKLCSKERSAVSMTAARGTMGYMAPEVFLGSNKTVSHRSDVYSFGMVLMEMVGGRKNTADDGENAAQIYFPEWIYNQLKQGEELGLVTGSVEDAEIAKKLTMVALWCVQWRPADRPSMKVAVQMLEGSLERLPLPPNPFSPQVEKKNMGDTDAIDN, from the exons ATGAAGGGTCTCCACTTAACCCCCTTCCTCATCATCAGCGTCCTCCAAGTCTGCAGCTGCATCCAAGATGTCCAGAGCGAGAATAATTACTTTGTATCTTGTCCAGAGCAATATGTCCAAGATGCACGACGACCCGGCGAAGTCTATTTCGAAGTGAAGTTCCCTTTCCGGCTCAATGATCAGCCGGAATCACGGGGGTTTCAGGGGTTCGAGCTTTACTCCCAGGGACACTTTACCATGCTCAAGCTTCCTTTTGATCAAGTACTGGCTGTCGATCATATATCATACTCAAGCCAGGTGCTATCTGTCTCTGACCCAGTTGACTGCCTCTTCGGAAGGCTTCTCAAACTTAATCTCTCTGCATCGCCCTTCACTCTTCTCAATAGAAGTTATCCTCGCTCTGTATCTTATAAGCCCTTCAACTGTTCATCAGAAGCGTCGTCCAACTATTTCATGCCAGTCAGTTGTCTAAGCGATCCTCCTGGTCACTACTGCTGGGTTGATCCCGACTTGCCTCTGGAAGACCTGCCATCGTGTGAACCATTGACGGCAGGTCAGTTTCAACTTTCCTGTGATAGACGAAGCCTCTTTTTGGCATGGGATGAACCGGACTGCAGACGTTGCAATGAAGATTGTCGGTTAAATAGAACGAGCAACAAAACTGAATGTATGACGTATCCACCTTCTTACGATCCCTATATATATCCATCTTCTTACAAAG ATTCGCATGCTACAGATGTAACGATAG GTCTGTGCGCTGCCGGATTTGTGGCGATAGTGACGATAATAATTCTACTCGTCTACAAGAGATTCAGcaagatgaagaagaaaaagcAGAATCTTGCTGTCGAAAGATTCCTGAAGGAGTACAAATCCATGAAGCCTACAAGATACTCCTACCCGGATCTCAAGAAGATGACCGACGACTTCAAGACCATACTTGGGCAAGGAGGTTACGGCAGCGTGTTCAAAGGGAAGCTACACAATGGAGTTCCAGTGGCAGTCAAAGTCCTCGACAACCCAACGGTCAGCGGAGACGAGTTCACGAACGAGATAGCCGCGATCGGAACGATACATAATGTAAACATCGTTCGACTCTTGGGATTCTGCGTCGACGGATCGAAGAGAGCACTCATCTACGAGTTCATGCCCAACGAATCACTCGACAAGTATATAATGGAGGAAGGGGAGAGAAGCACGAAGTTCTCATGGACAAAGCTGCACGACATAAGCATGGGCATAGCTCGAGGGATCGGATACCTTCACCAGGGTTGCGAGCAACGAATCCTTCACTTGGACATCAAGCCCCAAAACATCTTGCTCGACCAAGAATTCAACCCAAAGATATCCGATTTCGGCCTCGCGAAGCTGTGTTCCAAGGAGAGAAGCGCCGTGTCGATGACTGCCGCCAGAGGAACCATGGGCTACATGGCGCCAGAAGTGTTTTTGGGCAGCAACAAAACAGTTTCGCACAGGTCTGATGTCTACAGCTTTGGGATGGTGTTGATGGAAATGGTTGGTGGAAGGAAGAACACGGCTGATGATGGTGAAAATGCTGCCCAAATCTACTTTCCTGAGTGGATTTATAACCAATTAAAGCAAGGAGAAGAGCTGGGATTGGTAACAGGCTCAGTGGAGGATGCTGAAATAGCGAAAAAGTTAACCATGGTAGCTCTGTGGTGCGTGCAGTGGAGACCGGCTGATAGGCCGTCGATGAAGGTAGCAGTTCAGATGTTGGAAGGGAGCCTGGAAAGGTTGCCACTGCCACCAAATCCTTTTTCTCCACAAGTCGAGAAAAAGAATATGGGAGATACCGATGCCATCGATAATTAG